From one Lycium barbarum isolate Lr01 chromosome 6, ASM1917538v2, whole genome shotgun sequence genomic stretch:
- the LOC132600552 gene encoding serine/threonine-protein kinase D6PK-like: protein MRSTSFFSVLSNIFLVRMASLPGSSEITESIEDPAYKMNEGALYNMKPIKKYCIEDDINKLFEEMEIRNSNRGVMSKRAMKRPMRSSPFHASGIGISGPASLKQALRGLCISQASELAAVKKQSSKASRIMHDDGGMRNLVEISLVPESSMVDSLHKSPESKNVPVQEQCTFATRSCHLSEDASEHKASEVPAESEVLCQSNGQKTTLELPHSSSGNCTDNVELVLEQIVPSVNEAPVTAIVADREHEQDLHFASCSSFSGAGNKVINPTSRTSGSPSLTKPVFRSKTFFKKKVLSSLSSRPKHCNGGINSDWSCSTNEFPCQTPKYAPRNNCKEEDKESSIEVSSSGLKSGVAKLGLSSNSNKARSILTKADERPRSKEKGQMSQSSKSSIGDYSSNTSVSDESYLSGSSRSGYRPHMSKDLRWEAIISVQKQHGNIGLSHFKLIRKLGGGDIGNVYLSELTGTNCMFAVKVMDNDLLTSKRKATRAQTEIGILQILDHPFLPTLFAHFTNDKYSCLVMEYCPGGDLHVLRQKQPSKSFSEQAARFYVAEVLLALEYLHLLGVVYRDLKPENVLVREDGHIMLSDFDLSLRCAVYPTLVKSSSPMLELPKKSSPLCSASCIDPFCLHPSWQVSCFGPRFLSTEAKTRKLKADLAAQVSPLPQLVVEPANTRSNSFVGTHEYLAPEIIKGEGHGSAVDWWTLGIFLYELLYGRTPFKGTGNEDTLANVVSQCLNFPARPIVSSHARDLIRRLLQKEPENRFGAVRGAAEIKQHPFFEGLNWALIRCSTPPEVPRSYDLANVVPDANRQNKESSKCQKELRNIGEDIEVEMF, encoded by the exons ATGCGTTCAACTTCGTTTTTCTCAGTCTTGTCTAATATTTTTCTAGTGAGAATGGCTAGTTTGCCTGGTAGCAGTGAGATTACAGAGTCAATAGAGGATCCTGCATATAAAATGAATGAAGGTGCACTTTATAACATGAAGCCTATAAAAAAGTATTGTATTGAAGATGATATTAATAAACTGTTTGAGGAGATGGAGATTAGGAATTCCAATAGGGGTGTGATGAGTAAACGTGCGATGAAGAGGCCGATGAGATCTAGCCCCTTTCATGCATCAGGCATAGGAATTTCTGGGCCTGCAAGTTTGAAGCAGGCCTTGAGAGGATTATGTATCTCTCAGGCATCAGAGCTGGCTGCTGTGAAGAAGCAATCATCAAAAGCATCCAGGATTATGCATGATGATGGAGGTATGCGGAATTTGGTGGAGATATCTCTCGTCCCAGAGAGTAGTATGGTGGATTCTTTGCATAAGAGTCCTGAATCTAAAAATGTGCCAGTACAAGAACAATGTACTTTTGCAACTCGTTCTTGTCATCTCTCTGAAGATGCATCGGAACATAAGGCAAGTGAAGTTCCAGCAGAAAGTGAGGTCCTTTGTCAGTCAAATGGCCAGAAAACGACATTGGAGTTACCACATTCTTCGAGTGGCAACTGTACTGATAACGTGGAACTAGTACTAGAACAGATCGTGCCTTCTGTAAATGAAGCTCCAGTAACTGCAATTGTAGCAGACAGGGAGCACGAGCAAGATTTACATTTTGCGTCTTGCTCCTCCTTTTCCGGTGCAGGAAATAAAGTCATTAACCCTACCTCTAGAACCTCTGGTAGTCCAAGTCTGACGAAACCAGTTTTCAGAAGCAAAACCTTTTTCAAGAAGAAAGTTTTATCTTCTTTATCCAGCCGTCCGAAACATTGTAATGGTGGAATCAATAGTGATTGGTCTTGTAGCACAAATGAGTTTCCTTGTCAGACACCTAAATATGCTCCGAGGAATAACTGTAAAGAAGAGGATAAGGAGAGTAGCATAGAAGTTAGTTCATCGGGTTTGAAGTCTGGTGTTGCTAAACTAGGTCTGAGCTCAAATAGTAACAAAGCAAGAAGTATACTTACAAAAGCTGATGAAAGACCGAGGTCAAAGGAAAAGGGGCAGATGTCTCAAAGTTCAAAGAGTAGTATTGGGGATTATAGCAGCAACACAAGTGTTAGCGATGAAAGCTATCTCAGTGGGTCTAGTCGCAGTGGTTATCGGCCTCATATGTCAAAAGATTTGAGATGGGAGGCTATTATTAGTGTTCAAAAGCAGCATGGAAATATTGGCTTAAGTCATTTTAAACTGATCAGAAAACTCGGAGGTGGGGATATTGGGAATGTTTATCTCTCCGAGTTAACAGGCACAAACTGTATGTTTGCTGTGAAAGTCATGGATAATGACTTACTGACCAGCAAGAGGAAGGCGACGAGAGCTCAGACTGAAATAGGAATTCTTCAAATACTGGATCATCCGTTTCTCCCAACTCTCTTCGCCCATTTTACCAATGACAAATACTCGTGTTTAGTGATGGAATATTGTCCAGGTGGTGATCTGCATGTACTGCGACAAAAACAACCAAGCAAGAGTTTCTCCGAACAAGCTGCGag ATTTTACGTTGCTGAAGTTCTTCTTGCATTGGAATACCTTCACCTGCTTGGAGTTGTCTACCGGGACTTAAAACCCGAGAATGTGTTGGTTCGAGAAGACGGCCATATCATGCTGTCTGATTTTGATTTGTCTCTTAGGTGTGCTGTTTATCCTACCTTGGTAAAATCATCTTCACCTATGCTTGAGCTTCCGAAAAAGTCTAGTCCGTTGTGCTCAGCTAGCTGCATTGATCCCTTCTGCCTACATCCATCCTGGCAAGTATCCTGCTTCGGCCCCAGGTTTTTATCTACGGAAGCAAAGACACGTAAGCTAAAGGCTGACCTAGCTGCACAAGTCTCACCTTTACCACAGCTTGTTGTGGAGCCAGCCAACACTCGATCCAACTCATTTGTAGGGACCCACGAGTATCTAGCTCCAGAGATTATCAAAGGTGAAGGTCATGGCAGTGCTGTAGATTGGTGGACCTTAGGAATCTTTCTTTATGAGCTTTTATATGGTAGGACTCCTTTCAAAGGGACAGGAAATGAGGATACACTAGCCAATGTGGTTTCTCAATGTCTCAATTTTCCAGCTAGGCCTATTGTTAGCTCTCATGCAAGAGACTTAATCAGAAGGTTGTTGCAGAAGGAACCCGAGAATAGATTCGGAGCTGTGAGAGGGGCAGCAGAGATAAAGCAACATCCGTTCTTCGAGGGACTTAACTGGGCGTTAATCCGATGCTCTACGCCTCCAGAAGTACCTAGATCATACGACTTGGCAAATGTCGTCCCTGATGCCAACCGACAAAATAAGGAGAGTAGCAAGTGTCAAAAAGAGTTGAGAAATATAGGAGAAGATATTGAGGTTGAGATGTTTTAG